The proteins below are encoded in one region of Fulvia fulva chromosome 9, complete sequence:
- a CDS encoding PCI domain-containing protein: MPEETPAQRRRRLGTAGQTRVRTNRRPAPLNITRPTQAQIEKGNTPSPSPTKEKEKELPLPNWKTAPYYGTAKKDDDDEVPAFLIPGTERVVRDIGEVGVGRFGPGALGGKGSLFGPGVTVFGGKEEGFKKPGLNWPEVPLGGRVLGTGESVRPGFPIKGAAAAFGTSTGGLGFGGVEASPWSDGAGVKGGEQRPTSAIPVSSWTPRASNLSAAAAVFSPAHTSLPSQQQTTAPPSTPWANHQHFTAPPPTPWTARPAGFGDNRPSTNFASNTGSSNIPPSGALGTEASTSGQNHPLATSLNSSNFNTRCTFPSSSTGLGAYGGNDPSAAVQLGGDPQVVNQDEDIDLLDASPEVDEDLDIVSRVDSTQWNPAFGQAPAAATFANQVFESQNGRYEQQNQFYNHISKQRESEQRASEQRALEQKASEQREAGLKEQLKRDFLARRNIADVPSMPPQTQSGTPILGQFLVAINGFIKADNEAGITDYMVIEPPYSDMYNKLISELQQNFPPGSEEVLEEKCRHVLSHARDGVNGSPSWSQFIRFVAQYLSFLRDVDMDQSKYLQTYELLVELQKKANSALTHAQLGHLVLGTVMSAAKAMSRLAIGLDKQPHLIAHLKSAQITENTNENEARTLPERAVEFIRPALSNCVTDRASKVTRDGKIEGKQRGAYNLANICLKIYFQCRSFKNATLVFQSIGSTTMPISAYSRRDRITYLYYLGRFWFQNNHFERARQALQQAYDECSAQDHSVKQRRYILVFLIASSLIVGRFPSQAIFQRPEAQGLQERFFPLMQAIRSGNLALFRQHMSLENPHSDWFLHFRILLQLKNRCEILVWRSLVRKIFILNGTKFDPNNPRAAVTFDLDDLVAALSALEKQSRRPEDETYIDPDLDGAEDQAEAERLPDVRQIESILASLVDQGLLRGFIAHRQHKFSIMGVRNAGGDALAAGFPQPWRVLEQKVSQEEGYNEIPGWQTGAPGSMATGGAMAGKVINLAGLRQVGAS; the protein is encoded by the coding sequence ATGCCAGAAGAAACCCCAGCCCAgcgccgccgccgcctcgGCACAGCGGGGCAAACCCGAGTCCGAACTAACCGAAGGCCGGCACCTCTGAACATAACGCGTCCGACACAAGCTCAGATTGAAAAAGGCAATACACCAAGCCCGAGTCCTACGAAGGAGAAGGAGAAGGAGCTACCGCTGCCGAATTGGAAGACTGCGCCGTATTACGGGACCGCTAAGAaggacgacgacgacgaggTGCCGGCATTTTTGATACCGGGGACGGAGAGGGTTGTTAGGGATATCGGGGAGGTGGGTGTTGGGAGGTTTGGGCCGGGTGCGCTTGGGGGTAAGGGGTCTTTGTTTGGGCCTGGCGTCACTGTGTTTGgagggaaggaggaggggtttaAGAAGCCTGGCCTTAATTGGCCAGAAGTGCCATTGGGAGGGAGGGTTCTTGGGACTGGTGAGAGTGTGAGACCTGGGTTTCCGATTAAAGGTGCCGCTGCAGCTTTTGGGACTTCGACTGGTGGATTGGGATTTGGGGGTGTTGAGGCGAGTCCTTGGAGTGACGGAGCGGGAGTGAAGGGAGGTGAACAGAGACCGACTTCAGCGATTCCTGTTTCGAGCTGGACGCCGCGCGCGAGCAATCTTTCTGCGGCGGCGGCGGTGTTTTCACCTGCACATACATCTTTGCCGAGTCAACAACAGACCACTGCACCGCCATCTACACCTTGGGCGAATCACCAACATTTCACTGCACCGCCCCCTACACCTTGGACCGCTAGGCCTGCCGGCTTTGGAGACAATCGGCCGTCCACGAACTTCGCGAGTAACACCGGCTCGAGTAACATACCTCCAAGCGGAGCTTTAGGGACAGAAGCGAGCACATCCGGACAGAATCATCCACTCGCCACTTCACTAAACAGCTCAAACTTCAATACTCGATGCACATTTCCATCGTCGTCGACAGGACTGGGCGCATACGGCGGCAACGACCCGAGCGCGGCGGTACAACTTGGTGGCGACCCTCAGGTCGTGAATCAGGACGAAGATATCGACTTACTTGACGCATCGCCCGAGGTCGACGAGGATCTTGATATTGTTAGTCGAGTGGATTCAACGCAGTGGAATCCAGCGTTTGGTCAGGCGCCAGCGGCTGCGACTTTTGCAAATCAAGTCTTCGAGTCGCAAAACGGGCGATACGAACAACAAAATCAATTCTACAACCATATCAGCAAGCAGAGAGAATCTGAGCAGAGAGCCTCCGAGCAGAGAGCCCTGGAGCAGAAAGCCTCCGAGCAGAGAGAAGCTGGATTGAAGGAACAACTCAAGCGGGATTTCCTAGCACGACGAAATATTGCCGACGTGCCCAGCATGCCACCGCAAACTCAGTCAGGAACTCCCATTCTGGGCCAGTTTCTCGTCGCTATCAATGGCTTCATCAAGGCGGACAACGAAGCGGGAATCACAGACTACATGGTCATCGAGCCGCCATACTCGGACATGTACAACAAGCTGATCTCAGAGCTGCAACAAAACTTTCCGCCAGGCTCCGAGGAGGTACTCGAAGAGAAGTGCAGGCATGTGCTCAGTCATGCTCGAGATGGAGTTAACGGAAGTCCGAGCTGGTCGCAGTTCATCAGATTCGTGGCGCAGTATCTCAGCTTTCTGAGAGACGTCGATATGGACCAGAGCAAGTACCTCCAGACGTACGAGCTGCTCGTTGAGCTTCAGAAGAAGGCCAACAGCGCCCTCACACATGCCCAGCTGGGACATCTGGTGCTTGGTACAGTCATGTCCGCAGCCAAAGCCATGTCTCGACTCGCTATAGGCCTCGACAAGCAACCTCACCTCATCGCGCATCTCAAGTCAGCCCAGATCACCGAGAATACAAACGAGAACGAAGCACGAACGCTCCCTGAGCGTGCGGTGGAGTTCATTAGGCCAGCTCTATCGAACTGCGTCACTGATCGAGCGTCCAAAGTGACCAGAGACGGCAAGATTGAAGGCAAGCAACGTGGCGCCTACAATCTCGCCAACATCTGCCTCAAAATCTACTTCCAATGCCGCAGTTTCAAAAACGCTACTTTGGTGTTTCAGAGCATCGGCTCGACAACAATGCCAATCTCCGCCTACTCTAGGCGTGATCGCATCACATACCTCTACTACCTGGGCAGATTCTGGTTCCAGAACAACCACTTCGAACGAGCTCGCCAAGCTTTGCAGCAAGCATACGACGAGTGCTCTGCACAAGATCACAGTGTAAAGCAGCGACGCTACATACTGGTGTTCCTGATTGCCAGCAGCCTCATCGTCGGCCGCTTCCCAAGTCAAGCAATCTTCCAACGACCTGAGGCGCAGGGTCTGCAGGAGCGCTTCTTCCCGCTGATGCAAGCCATCCGATCTGGAAACCTTGCACTTTTCCGTCAGCACATGAGCCTCGAAAACCCACACTCAGATTGGTTCCTTCACTTTCGCATACTGCTACAACTCAAAAACAGATGCGAAATCCTCGTGTGGCGAAGTCTCGTACGCAAGATCTTTATCCTTAATGGAACAAAGTTCGACCCGAACAACCCACGAGCAGCTGTGACATTCGACCTCGACGATCTCGTAGCAGCCTTATCAGCTCTCGAGAAGCAATCACGCCGACCCGAAGACGAAACCTACATCGACCCCGACCTAGACGGCGCAGAAGATCAAGCAGAAGCGGAAAGACTGCCCGACGTGCGACAGATCGAGTCGATCCTCGCATCGCTAGTGGATCAAGGTCTGCTGAGAGGCTTCATCGCGCATCGACAGCACAAGTTCTCGATCATGGGTGTGAGGAACGCGGGCGGTGATGCGCTTGCTGCGGGTTTCCCACAGCCTTGGAGAGTGCTTGAGCAAAAGGTGAGTCAGGAGGAGGGTTATAACGAAATTCCTGGGTGGCAAACGGGGGCGCCTGGGAGCATGGCAACGGGAGGCGCGATGGCCGGGAAGGTGATCAATTTGGCTGGATTGAGGCAGGTCGGAGCGTCCTGA